The Aedes aegypti strain LVP_AGWG chromosome 3, AaegL5.0 Primary Assembly, whole genome shotgun sequence genome contains a region encoding:
- the LOC5568395 gene encoding cytochrome c oxidase assembly protein COX11, mitochondrial: MLLPSLARIAHLCSGKSLLRIPRSLPAPVRFIGRDQNADAARRHRIRTTIYYVAAAGVLTVGMSYAAVPLYRMFCQAYSYGGTTSQGHDAEKVETMQRFKDRVIKIRFNADLGAAMRWNFKPQQPEINVVPGETALAFYTAKNPSDQPVIGISTYNVIPFEAGQYFNKIQCFCFEEQQLNPHEEVDMPVFFYIDPEIMDDPKMELVDSITLSYTFFEAKEGLNFQMPSYATKHGS, translated from the exons ATGCTTCTTCCATCGCTGGCAAGAATAGCACACCTGTGCAGTGGGAAAAGCTTGCTCCGAATCCCTAGATCGCTACCGGCGCCGGTTCGATTCATCGGTCGAGATCAAAATGCGGATGCAGCTCGAAGGCACAGGATTCGGACCACTATCTACTATGTGGCCGCAGCTGGTGTACTGACGGTGGGCATGAGCTATGCCGCCGTTCCTCTCTATCGGATGTTTTGCCAAGCGTACAGTTACGGGGGAACCACAAGTCAAGGGCATGACGCGGAAAAGGTGGAAACCATGCAGCGGTTCAAGGACCGGGTCATCAAGATTCGGTTCAATGCTGACCTAGGAGCAGCAATGCGGTGGAATTTTAAGCCCCAACAGCCGGAGATTAAC gtCGTTCCTGGCGAAACCGCCTTAGCTTTCTACACAGCTAAGAATCCTTCGGACCAGCCGGTGATAGGAATCAGTACCTACAATGTGATTCCGTTCGAAGCCGGACAGTACTTCAACAAAATCCAGTGCTTTTGCTTTGAAGAGCAGCAGCTCAATCCGCACGAAGAG GTGGATATGCCAGTGTTCTTTTACATAGATCCCGAAATTATGGATGACCCCAAGATGGAACTTGTTGACTCAATTACGTTATCTTATACATTTTTCGAAGCAAAGGAAGGCCTAAACTTCCAAATGCCGTCTTATGCAACGAAACATGGTTCATAA